A window of the Bacillus sp. A301a_S52 genome harbors these coding sequences:
- the secG gene encoding preprotein translocase subunit SecG: protein MGAVASVLLVIVSLLLIAVVLLQSGKSAGLSGAISGGAEQLVGKQKARGLEAVLNKATVVLGVLFFLLTLAVAFFV, encoded by the coding sequence TTGGGAGCTGTTGCATCCGTTTTACTTGTCATCGTATCACTTTTGTTAATTGCTGTAGTATTATTACAATCAGGTAAAAGTGCTGGATTGTCGGGAGCTATTTCTGGTGGTGCCGAACAATTAGTCGGAAAACAAAAAGCACGAGGATTGGAAGCCGTTTTAAACAAAGCGACTGTTGTTCTTGGTGTTCTTTTCTTTTTACTGACGTTAGCCGTTGCATTTTTTGTATAA
- the eno gene encoding phosphopyruvate hydratase, with amino-acid sequence MTLITDVYARQVLDSRGNPTVEVEVHVESGAFGRAIVPSGASTGEYEAVELRDGGDAWMGKGVSKAVENVNEVIAPELVGFDALDQLGIDQLMIELDGTPNKAKLGANAILGVSMATARAAAEALGLPLYVYLGGFNAKTLPTPMMNILNGGEHADNNVDIQEFMIMPVGAESFTQALQMGAEIFHNLKKVLSSKGYNTAVGDEGGFAPDLSSNEEALSTIIEAIEKAGYKPGEQIQLAMDVAASEIYEDGKYNLKGEGVVKTSEEMVEFYAELCEKYPIVSIEDGLDENDWEGFKLLTERLGDKVQLVGDDLFVTNTEKLSRGIKEGIGNSILIKVNQIGTLSETFEAIEMAKRAGYTNVISHRSGETEDSTIADIAVATNAGQIKTGAPSRTDRVAKYNQLLRIEDELQYIGQYAGNSAFYNLNK; translated from the coding sequence ATGACATTAATTACAGACGTTTATGCAAGACAAGTACTTGATTCTCGTGGGAATCCAACAGTAGAAGTAGAAGTTCACGTTGAAAGTGGCGCTTTCGGCCGTGCTATCGTTCCTAGTGGTGCATCTACTGGTGAATACGAAGCAGTAGAACTACGTGACGGTGGCGATGCTTGGATGGGGAAAGGTGTCTCTAAAGCAGTAGAAAACGTAAACGAAGTAATTGCCCCTGAATTAGTTGGCTTCGATGCTCTTGATCAACTAGGTATTGACCAATTAATGATTGAACTTGATGGCACACCTAACAAAGCCAAATTAGGCGCTAACGCTATTCTAGGTGTCTCTATGGCTACAGCACGAGCAGCAGCTGAAGCACTTGGGTTACCATTATACGTATACTTGGGCGGCTTTAACGCCAAAACTCTTCCAACACCAATGATGAACATTTTAAATGGTGGAGAACATGCAGATAACAACGTAGATATTCAAGAATTCATGATTATGCCTGTAGGTGCTGAAAGCTTCACTCAAGCCCTTCAAATGGGTGCGGAAATCTTCCACAACCTTAAAAAAGTTCTTAGCTCAAAAGGCTACAACACAGCAGTAGGTGACGAAGGTGGATTTGCGCCTGACCTATCTTCTAACGAAGAAGCATTATCGACAATCATTGAAGCGATTGAAAAAGCAGGGTACAAGCCTGGTGAACAAATCCAGTTAGCTATGGATGTTGCAGCTTCGGAAATTTACGAAGACGGTAAATACAACTTAAAAGGTGAAGGTGTTGTTAAAACATCTGAAGAGATGGTTGAATTTTATGCTGAACTTTGTGAAAAATATCCGATCGTTTCCATCGAAGACGGTCTTGATGAAAACGACTGGGAAGGATTTAAATTACTAACTGAACGTCTTGGTGATAAAGTGCAGCTTGTAGGTGACGATCTATTCGTTACAAACACTGAAAAGCTTTCTCGTGGAATTAAAGAAGGCATTGGTAACTCTATCTTAATCAAAGTGAACCAAATCGGGACACTTTCTGAAACATTTGAAGCGATTGAAATGGCGAAACGTGCAGGATACACGAATGTTATCTCTCACCGTTCAGGTGAAACAGAAGACAGCACAATTGCTGATATCGCAGTAGCTACAAACGCTGGTCAAATTAAAACAGGTGCTCCATCACGTACAGACCGTGTTGCGAAGTACAACCAACTTCTTCGCATTGAAGATGAACTTCAATATATCGGTCAATATGCTGGAAACTCAGCATTCTATAACTTAAATAAATAA
- a CDS encoding 2,3-bisphosphoglycerate-independent phosphoglycerate mutase, whose product MSKQPKALIILDGFALREETEGNAVALANTPNFDRFWNNYPHATLQASGLAVGLPEGQMGNSEVGHLNIGAGRVVYQSLTRVNLAIKEKEFFQNKTFLGAMKHVKEKGKALHLYGLLSDGGIHSHINHLMALLEMAKDHGVEEVYVHGFLDGRDVGPQSADKYIQILEEKMKELQLGQLASIQGRYYAMDRDKRWDRVEKSYRAMVYGDGLKYRSATEALKDSYTNDIHDEFVLPAVMTEEDGETPVGTIHDEDAIIFFNFRPDRAIQMSQVFTNPEFSDFDRGDRFPKNLHYVCLTHFSESVQGLVAFEPTNLDKVLGEVVSDAGLKQLRIAETEKYPHVTFFFSGGREEEFPGEERILIGSPKVATYDLKPEMSAYEVTDALLNEIRADKHDMIILNFANPDMVGHSGKVEPTIKAIEAVDECLGKIVDLIEEKGGKTIITADHGNADVLITEEGTPMTAHTTNPVPVIVTDKTVQLREDGILGDLAPTMLELLNVDQPEEMTGKSLIKK is encoded by the coding sequence ATGAGTAAGCAACCTAAAGCATTAATTATTCTCGATGGATTTGCCCTTCGTGAAGAAACAGAAGGAAACGCTGTAGCTTTGGCTAATACGCCAAACTTCGATCGTTTCTGGAACAACTACCCTCATGCGACACTACAAGCAAGTGGTTTAGCAGTGGGGCTTCCAGAAGGTCAGATGGGGAACTCTGAGGTAGGTCACCTTAATATCGGAGCCGGAAGAGTTGTTTATCAAAGTTTAACGAGAGTGAATCTTGCAATTAAAGAAAAAGAATTTTTCCAAAATAAAACATTCCTTGGTGCCATGAAGCATGTTAAAGAAAAAGGGAAAGCCCTTCATTTATATGGTCTGTTGTCTGATGGTGGAATCCACAGTCATATAAACCATTTAATGGCATTGTTAGAAATGGCCAAAGACCATGGCGTCGAAGAGGTTTATGTCCATGGGTTCCTTGATGGACGTGATGTAGGACCACAATCAGCTGATAAGTATATTCAGATTCTTGAAGAGAAAATGAAGGAACTACAGTTAGGGCAGCTAGCTTCTATCCAAGGTCGTTATTATGCCATGGATCGAGACAAGCGTTGGGACCGTGTAGAAAAAAGTTATCGCGCAATGGTATACGGCGATGGCTTGAAATACCGCTCTGCAACCGAAGCATTAAAAGACTCTTACACAAATGACATCCATGATGAATTCGTACTGCCGGCAGTTATGACAGAAGAAGATGGTGAAACACCTGTCGGAACGATTCACGATGAAGATGCGATTATTTTCTTCAATTTCCGTCCAGATCGTGCCATCCAGATGTCACAAGTATTTACGAACCCTGAATTTTCTGACTTTGACAGAGGAGACAGATTTCCTAAAAACTTGCACTATGTATGCTTGACTCATTTCAGTGAATCAGTTCAAGGTCTCGTAGCTTTTGAGCCGACAAACTTAGATAAAGTTCTTGGTGAGGTGGTTTCTGATGCAGGGTTAAAGCAACTACGCATCGCTGAAACTGAAAAATACCCACATGTTACATTCTTCTTTAGCGGCGGGCGGGAAGAAGAATTCCCAGGAGAAGAACGAATTTTGATTGGTTCACCTAAAGTGGCTACTTATGACTTAAAGCCTGAAATGAGTGCTTATGAAGTGACAGACGCTCTTCTAAACGAGATACGAGCTGATAAGCATGACATGATTATCTTAAACTTTGCTAATCCGGATATGGTTGGTCATTCAGGGAAAGTGGAGCCAACGATAAAAGCGATTGAAGCAGTTGATGAGTGTTTAGGAAAAATCGTGGATTTAATTGAAGAAAAAGGCGGTAAAACGATTATCACGGCTGACCATGGGAATGCCGATGTCCTTATTACAGAAGAAGGGACACCGATGACCGCTCATACAACGAATCCAGTTCCAGTCATCGTAACTGATAAAACCGTCCAGCTTCGGGAAGATGGTATTTTAGGAGATCTTGCTCCTACAATGCTTGAATTATTAAATGTAGATCAGCCTGAAGAAATGACTGGTAAATCATTGATTAAAAAGTAA
- a CDS encoding triose-phosphate isomerase: MRKPIIAGNWKMNKTKAEALHFLNEVKGQVPSSDKVDSVICSPFLFLDALVQEAKGTDVKVGAQNMYFEENGAFTGEVSPVALSDLGVQYVVIGHSERRELFGETDETVNQKVHAAFKHGLTPIVCVGETLEERESNKTNDVVTEQVNAGLKGLSEEQVKQTVIAYEPIWAIGTGKTASSEDANDTCGVIRKVVGSTFSQEVAEAVRIQYGGSVKPANIKELLGQSDIDGALVGGASLEAESFLQLVEAGNE, from the coding sequence ATGCGTAAACCGATTATTGCAGGAAACTGGAAAATGAACAAAACAAAAGCAGAGGCACTTCATTTTCTAAATGAAGTGAAAGGACAAGTTCCATCAAGCGATAAAGTTGACTCTGTTATTTGCTCTCCTTTCCTCTTTCTTGATGCACTCGTTCAAGAAGCAAAAGGCACTGATGTAAAAGTTGGGGCTCAAAACATGTATTTTGAAGAAAATGGTGCATTCACTGGTGAAGTGAGCCCTGTAGCCTTAAGTGATTTAGGTGTTCAATACGTTGTTATCGGTCACTCTGAGCGCCGTGAGTTGTTTGGTGAAACTGATGAAACTGTTAACCAAAAAGTACATGCAGCTTTTAAACATGGCTTAACACCTATCGTGTGTGTAGGAGAGACACTAGAAGAGCGAGAGTCTAACAAAACAAACGATGTCGTCACTGAACAAGTTAACGCTGGTTTAAAAGGATTGTCTGAAGAGCAAGTAAAACAAACTGTCATTGCCTATGAGCCAATTTGGGCAATTGGTACAGGTAAAACAGCTTCTTCAGAAGATGCTAATGATACGTGTGGTGTGATTCGTAAAGTTGTAGGAAGCACATTCTCACAAGAAGTAGCCGAAGCTGTTCGCATTCAATACGGAGGCAGTGTAAAACCTGCAAACATTAAAGAGCTTCTTGGCCAATCAGATATTGACGGCGCCCTTGTAGGAGGAGCGAGCCTCGAAGCCGAATCATTTTTACAACTTGTGGAGGCAGGAAATGAGTAA
- a CDS encoding phosphoglycerate kinase: protein MNKKSIRDIDVKGKRVFCRVDFNVPMSNGEVTDDTRIRAALPTIKHLIEKGAKVILASHLGRPKGEAVDELRLDPVAKRLSDLLGQSVIKTDTVVGEEPQKAVSQLSDGEVVLIENVRFESGEEKNDGDLAKQMAELADVYVNDAFGAAHRAHASTEGIAKHLPAVAGLLMEKELEVLGKAMANPERPFTAIIGGAKVKDKIGVIDNLLDKVDNLIIGGGLAYTFIKAQGHEIGQSLLEEDKIDLAKQFMEKAEKKGVKFYMPIDGVIADKFGEDANTQVVAIDAIPADWQALDIGPKTLETYRDVVKNSKLVIWNGPMGVFEMEKFAQGTKGVAEALADADSTYTVIGGGDSAAAVEKFDYADKMDHISTGGGASLEFIEGKELPGVVALNDK, encoded by the coding sequence ATGAATAAAAAATCAATTAGAGATATAGATGTAAAAGGAAAGCGCGTATTTTGCCGTGTGGACTTTAACGTACCGATGAGTAACGGAGAAGTAACGGACGATACGCGTATTCGTGCTGCACTTCCTACAATTAAGCACCTTATTGAAAAAGGCGCTAAAGTGATTCTTGCAAGCCACTTAGGTCGTCCTAAAGGCGAAGCAGTTGATGAACTAAGATTAGACCCTGTAGCAAAGCGCTTAAGTGATTTACTTGGACAATCTGTTATTAAAACTGATACGGTTGTGGGAGAAGAACCACAAAAAGCCGTTTCACAATTAAGCGACGGCGAAGTTGTATTAATTGAGAATGTCCGTTTTGAATCAGGGGAAGAGAAAAATGATGGAGATCTTGCGAAACAAATGGCAGAGCTTGCTGATGTTTATGTAAATGATGCATTTGGTGCTGCCCACCGTGCTCACGCTTCTACAGAAGGGATTGCAAAGCACCTTCCAGCTGTAGCAGGTCTTTTGATGGAAAAGGAACTAGAAGTACTTGGAAAAGCAATGGCCAATCCAGAGCGTCCATTTACAGCCATCATCGGTGGGGCAAAAGTTAAGGATAAAATCGGTGTGATCGATAATCTTCTAGACAAGGTTGATAATCTGATCATCGGTGGTGGACTTGCCTATACGTTCATTAAAGCGCAAGGGCACGAAATTGGCCAATCCTTACTAGAAGAAGATAAAATTGATTTAGCGAAGCAGTTCATGGAGAAAGCTGAAAAGAAAGGTGTTAAATTCTATATGCCTATCGACGGTGTTATCGCTGATAAGTTTGGCGAGGATGCTAATACACAAGTCGTTGCCATCGATGCGATTCCAGCGGATTGGCAAGCATTAGATATTGGTCCTAAAACACTTGAGACATATCGTGACGTAGTGAAAAATTCTAAGCTTGTCATCTGGAACGGACCTATGGGTGTTTTTGAAATGGAAAAATTCGCTCAAGGAACGAAGGGTGTGGCAGAAGCTTTAGCAGATGCAGATAGTACGTATACCGTTATTGGTGGTGGTGACTCTGCAGCAGCTGTTGAAAAATTTGACTACGCTGATAAAATGGACCACATCTCAACAGGTGGCGGTGCTTCCCTAGAGTTCATCGAAGGTAAAGAGCTCCCGGGTGTTGTGGCATTAAACGATAAATAA
- the gap gene encoding type I glyceraldehyde-3-phosphate dehydrogenase, with the protein MATKVGINGFGRIGRVVFRQALQNPEVEVVAVNDLTDANMLAHLLQYDSVHGKLDVKVEAKGNNLVVNGKEINVSAERDPANLKWAERGVDVVVESTGIFTKREAAAKHLEAGAKKVIISAPASDEDITVVMGVNEDKYDPANHHVISNASCTTNCLAPFAKVLNDKFELKRGMMTTVHSYTNDQQILDLPHKDYRRARAAAESIIPTTTGAAKAVALVLPELKGKLNGGAMRVPTPNVSLVDLTAELGKDVTAEEVNAAFKEAAEGDLKGILGYSEEPLVSRDYNGNAYASTIDALSTMVMEGNMVKVISWYDNETGYSNQVVNLVEYIAKKGL; encoded by the coding sequence ATGGCAACAAAAGTAGGTATTAACGGTTTTGGACGTATTGGACGTGTCGTATTCAGACAAGCACTTCAAAATCCAGAGGTTGAGGTTGTAGCAGTAAACGACTTGACTGATGCCAACATGCTTGCACATTTACTTCAATATGACTCTGTTCACGGAAAGCTTGATGTGAAAGTAGAAGCTAAAGGGAATAACCTGGTTGTAAATGGCAAAGAGATCAACGTTTCTGCAGAGAGAGATCCTGCCAACCTTAAATGGGCAGAGCGTGGCGTAGACGTTGTTGTTGAATCTACTGGTATCTTCACTAAACGTGAAGCTGCAGCTAAACACCTTGAAGCTGGTGCGAAAAAAGTTATTATTTCTGCTCCTGCATCTGACGAAGATATTACTGTCGTTATGGGTGTTAACGAAGACAAATATGATCCAGCTAACCATCACGTAATTTCTAACGCATCTTGTACCACTAACTGCTTGGCGCCATTTGCTAAAGTCCTTAATGATAAATTTGAATTAAAGCGTGGTATGATGACAACAGTTCACTCTTATACTAATGACCAACAAATCCTTGATCTACCACATAAGGACTACCGTCGTGCACGTGCAGCTGCTGAGTCTATCATCCCGACAACAACTGGTGCTGCTAAAGCAGTAGCGCTTGTACTTCCTGAATTAAAAGGAAAATTAAATGGTGGCGCAATGCGTGTCCCAACACCAAACGTGTCACTTGTTGACTTAACAGCTGAGCTTGGTAAAGACGTAACTGCTGAAGAAGTTAATGCAGCATTTAAAGAAGCGGCAGAAGGTGACCTTAAAGGAATCCTTGGTTACAGCGAAGAGCCTCTTGTTTCTAGAGACTATAATGGTAACGCGTATGCGTCTACAATTGATGCGCTTTCTACAATGGTTATGGAAGGAAACATGGTTAAAGTTATCTCTTGGTACGACAACGAAACAGGTTACTCTAACCAAGTTGTTAACCTTGTTGAGTATATCGCTAAAAAAGGTCTATAA
- a CDS encoding glutaredoxin family protein: protein MTIYFYTKKDCSLCVEGLETLQKLQNKHHFSIEERDIYTQDEWLEKYQIRIPVIETEDGTVLDEGIISFNHLEEKIHLLFSV from the coding sequence TTGACTATTTATTTTTATACAAAGAAGGACTGTTCATTATGTGTTGAGGGCCTCGAGACACTTCAAAAATTACAAAACAAACATCACTTTTCAATTGAAGAAAGGGACATTTATACTCAGGATGAATGGCTTGAAAAATATCAGATTCGTATTCCTGTTATTGAAACTGAGGACGGCACTGTCTTAGATGAAGGAATTATCTCTTTTAATCACTTAGAAGAAAAAATCCATCTTTTATTTTCAGTATAA
- the rpoN gene encoding RNA polymerase factor sigma-54 — translation MSMDFGLYQQQSMKLIMTNELRQAITILQYSVSELNAYLHEQQLENPLMDFTNEVVTEMGTQDRFSIHDYSSFHQGENDYSLLDHVSDETEGLQDYVLNQIGLMNLTEHMRRIVTYLSLSLDENGYLAHSAAELAEDMTECIADVQQGIAILQSLEPYGIGAWNLKECLLIQLTHMEVKDPLTESVIKNHLDLLAKNKYKDIAKKENVSLEEVQYVADFIQTLNPKPGALFHKEPARYVVPDVTVSQINDRFIVSLNEESRPKIRINRDYKRLLTNQEQHVQTYMKQKYDQVQWINRSIDQRQQTILKVMKCIVQKQYSFFKHGPAYLKPLTLKDISLEVGVHESTVSRATVKKYVQTSWGLYELKYFFKAAVGRKTFSTASSERVKIYLKRLIEEENKQKPLSDQKIADILKEEHFMNVSRRTVAKYREELNIATSSQRKRFS, via the coding sequence ATGAGTATGGATTTTGGATTATATCAGCAGCAATCAATGAAACTAATCATGACGAATGAACTTCGACAAGCTATAACCATTCTCCAATATTCCGTTTCAGAGCTAAACGCTTACTTACATGAACAACAGCTTGAAAATCCTTTGATGGACTTTACAAATGAAGTCGTGACAGAAATGGGCACGCAAGATAGATTTTCAATACATGATTATTCCTCTTTTCATCAAGGTGAAAATGATTATTCCTTGCTAGATCATGTAAGTGATGAGACAGAGGGGTTGCAAGATTATGTGTTAAACCAGATTGGCTTAATGAACTTAACTGAACATATGAGACGTATTGTCACCTACCTTTCTTTAAGCTTAGATGAGAATGGTTATTTAGCTCATTCAGCGGCGGAACTGGCAGAAGATATGACAGAATGTATCGCTGATGTTCAGCAAGGGATTGCGATCCTTCAATCACTTGAACCATATGGCATAGGAGCTTGGAACTTGAAAGAATGTTTATTAATCCAACTTACTCACATGGAAGTTAAAGATCCTCTTACTGAGTCGGTTATAAAAAACCACTTGGATCTTTTAGCCAAAAATAAATATAAGGATATTGCTAAAAAAGAAAATGTGTCATTGGAAGAAGTGCAGTATGTAGCTGATTTTATTCAAACTTTAAATCCGAAACCAGGGGCGCTCTTTCACAAGGAACCGGCCCGGTATGTCGTACCAGATGTCACAGTGTCACAAATAAATGATAGATTTATAGTGAGTTTAAATGAAGAGAGCAGACCAAAGATTCGAATTAATCGTGACTATAAACGTCTGCTGACAAATCAAGAACAGCATGTTCAAACGTATATGAAACAGAAGTACGATCAGGTACAATGGATTAATCGCAGTATTGACCAACGCCAGCAGACAATCTTGAAAGTGATGAAGTGTATTGTTCAGAAACAGTACAGTTTCTTTAAGCATGGTCCTGCCTACTTAAAACCACTGACCTTAAAAGATATATCATTAGAAGTTGGCGTTCACGAATCAACAGTGTCGAGAGCTACTGTGAAAAAATATGTCCAAACTTCTTGGGGCCTTTATGAATTAAAATACTTTTTTAAAGCTGCTGTGGGGAGAAAAACATTCTCAACAGCTTCTTCAGAACGTGTAAAAATTTATTTAAAGCGCTTAATTGAAGAAGAAAACAAACAAAAACCATTATCCGATCAAAAAATAGCTGACATTCTAAAAGAAGAGCATTTTATGAATGTGTCAAGAAGGACCGTTGCTAAATATAGAGAAGAATTGAATATTGCTACTTCTTCTCAACGCAAACGGTTTTCATAA
- the clpP gene encoding ATP-dependent Clp endopeptidase proteolytic subunit ClpP: MNLVPTVIEQTNRGERAYDIYSRLLKDRIIMLGTPIDDTVSNSIVAQLLFLAADDPEKDISLYINSPGGSITAGMAIYDTMQFIGPKVQTICIGMAASMGAFLLAAGEPGKRFALPNSEVMIHQPLGGAQGQASDIEIHAKRIIEMKEKLNQILSERTGQPIETIRKDTDRDNFMDAFAAKKYGLIDEVMEKKADITK; encoded by the coding sequence ATGAATCTAGTCCCAACGGTTATTGAACAAACAAATCGTGGAGAGCGAGCATACGATATTTATTCCCGTCTCTTGAAAGACCGAATTATTATGTTAGGAACACCGATTGACGATACTGTGTCAAACTCTATTGTGGCACAATTGCTGTTTCTTGCTGCTGATGATCCTGAGAAAGATATTTCGCTCTATATTAATAGTCCGGGTGGTTCAATTACAGCTGGAATGGCGATCTATGACACCATGCAATTCATCGGTCCTAAAGTTCAAACGATTTGTATCGGTATGGCGGCATCTATGGGAGCCTTCTTACTTGCTGCTGGTGAACCTGGTAAGCGATTTGCGCTACCTAACAGTGAAGTAATGATTCACCAACCATTAGGTGGTGCTCAAGGGCAAGCTTCAGATATTGAAATTCACGCTAAGCGTATCATCGAAATGAAAGAGAAGCTTAACCAAATCTTATCTGAACGTACGGGACAACCAATTGAAACAATCCGAAAAGATACGGATCGCGATAACTTTATGGATGCCTTTGCTGCTAAAAAATATGGTTTAATTGATGAGGTTATGGAAAAGAAAGCGGATATCACAAAATAA
- a CDS encoding HPr family phosphocarrier protein translates to MVEQTVTIKRKAGLQARPAALFVQEANKFASDIFIEKDGKNVNAKSIMGIMSLGAAVNKKVLLRAEGPDEQVALNTLVSFMEKED, encoded by the coding sequence ATGGTTGAACAAACAGTCACAATTAAAAGAAAAGCTGGTCTACAGGCTAGACCAGCGGCATTATTTGTACAGGAAGCAAATAAGTTTGCCTCCGATATATTTATTGAGAAGGATGGAAAAAATGTTAACGCTAAAAGCATAATGGGAATTATGAGTCTTGGGGCCGCGGTTAACAAAAAAGTCCTTTTAAGAGCCGAAGGCCCGGATGAACAAGTTGCTCTTAACACATTAGTTTCATTTATGGAAAAAGAGGATTAG
- the whiA gene encoding DNA-binding protein WhiA — translation MSFASMTKKELTQMDVKDCCSKAELAALIRMNGAISIRNMQITLDIQTENAAIARRIYTLLKTHFPVHVELLVRKKMRLKKNNVYVVRISKDARQILESLHIVDNTFAFTREISDDLVKKDCCKRSYLRGAFLAGGSVNHPETSSYHLEIFSLYEEHNRSLCELMDQFHISAKMIERKKGFILYLKEGEKISEFLNVIGAHQALLRFEDVRIMKDMRNSVNRLVNCETANLNKTVGAALRQVENIRYIKEEVGLEALPEKLQEIARLRVEHQEVTLKELGEMVSGGKVSKSGVNHRLRKIEEFANKLRAGEKV, via the coding sequence ATGTCGTTTGCTTCCATGACAAAAAAAGAACTAACGCAAATGGATGTGAAGGATTGCTGCTCAAAAGCGGAGTTAGCAGCGTTAATTCGAATGAACGGAGCTATATCTATTCGTAATATGCAAATTACATTAGATATTCAAACTGAAAATGCGGCAATTGCGCGACGTATTTACACATTATTGAAAACTCATTTTCCTGTTCATGTAGAGCTGCTAGTTAGAAAAAAAATGCGTTTGAAAAAAAACAATGTTTATGTCGTAAGAATATCGAAAGATGCGAGACAAATTCTTGAATCTCTTCATATTGTCGATAATACGTTTGCTTTCACACGAGAAATATCAGATGACCTAGTGAAAAAAGACTGTTGTAAACGATCATATTTGCGAGGGGCTTTTTTAGCGGGAGGTTCAGTGAATCATCCGGAAACCTCCTCCTATCATTTGGAGATTTTCTCCCTTTATGAAGAACATAACCGTTCATTGTGTGAGCTAATGGATCAGTTCCATATTAGTGCAAAAATGATTGAAAGAAAAAAAGGGTTTATTTTGTATTTAAAAGAAGGGGAGAAAATTAGCGAATTTCTTAATGTTATTGGGGCTCACCAAGCCTTACTACGCTTTGAAGACGTGAGAATCATGAAAGATATGCGTAACTCAGTCAACAGATTGGTGAACTGTGAGACCGCAAACTTAAACAAAACAGTTGGAGCAGCATTAAGGCAAGTTGAGAATATACGCTATATTAAGGAAGAAGTAGGGCTGGAAGCACTTCCTGAGAAGCTACAGGAAATAGCGAGACTGAGGGTAGAGCATCAGGAAGTAACATTAAAAGAGCTTGGAGAAATGGTTTCTGGAGGTAAAGTCAGTAAATCAGGTGTCAATCACCGCCTTCGGAAAATAGAAGAGTTCGCTAATAAACTTCGGGCAGGGGAAAAAGTGTAA
- a CDS encoding YvcK family protein, whose amino-acid sequence MKKAKITVLGGGTGLSVLLRGLKTFPVEISAIVTVADDGGSSGRLRKELNIPPPGDIRNVLVSLSEVEPLVEELFQHRFEDGNGLSGHSLGNLLLAGMTSITGDFAQGVQEISRVLNVKGNVLPASNEHLTLFAEYTDGSLTEGESNIPTVGKKIKRVFLEPKNPQPMPEALQAIEQSDLIVLGPGSLYTSVIPNLLVPGMKEALLRANAMKVYICNVMTQPGETDGYTVSDHVQAIDEHIGESIVDAVLFNKQPIPYSYAERYKEEGAAEVPLDEQALKELDVLMIGDDLLYFDNDLLRHDALKVSQRLVSLL is encoded by the coding sequence GTGAAGAAAGCCAAAATAACAGTTCTTGGAGGAGGAACTGGATTATCAGTTCTCCTTCGTGGTTTAAAAACATTTCCAGTTGAAATCTCTGCAATCGTCACAGTTGCGGATGATGGTGGAAGTTCAGGTAGACTGCGTAAGGAATTAAATATCCCGCCTCCTGGAGATATACGCAATGTCTTAGTCTCTTTATCAGAAGTGGAACCCCTTGTAGAGGAACTTTTCCAGCATCGTTTTGAAGATGGAAATGGTTTATCTGGTCATTCACTAGGTAACTTACTGTTAGCAGGAATGACCTCCATCACGGGCGATTTTGCCCAAGGGGTACAGGAAATCAGTCGAGTATTAAATGTTAAAGGAAATGTCTTACCTGCTTCCAATGAGCACCTCACTTTATTTGCAGAGTATACAGATGGCAGTTTAACTGAAGGGGAATCAAATATTCCGACGGTTGGGAAGAAAATTAAACGTGTGTTCTTAGAACCGAAAAATCCCCAACCTATGCCAGAAGCACTTCAAGCGATTGAGCAATCCGATTTAATTGTCCTTGGACCGGGCAGCCTATACACAAGTGTGATCCCAAACCTTCTTGTCCCTGGGATGAAAGAAGCTCTCCTTCGTGCAAATGCTATGAAAGTTTATATATGCAATGTCATGACTCAACCTGGAGAGACAGATGGTTATACAGTGTCAGATCATGTTCAGGCGATTGATGAGCATATTGGAGAATCAATCGTTGATGCGGTATTATTTAATAAACAGCCTATACCGTATTCTTATGCGGAGCGTTATAAAGAAGAAGGGGCAGCAGAAGTTCCGTTAGATGAACAGGCATTAAAGGAGTTAGATGTACTTATGATAGGTGATGACCTTTTATATTTTGATAATGACTTATTGAGGCACGATGCATTAAAGGTATCACAAAGATTAGTATCCTTACTATAG